One Borreliella chilensis DNA window includes the following coding sequences:
- a CDS encoding chemotaxis protein CheY encodes MKKRILVIDDNRAIRQSVAYILEQNGFGVLEAKDGLEGVLKFKEAVGQGDKDFDLVITDINMPNLDGIGVIKQIREFGSFVPILVLTTESEQSKVDEGRKAGATGWLVKPFNPEALMKTISKIF; translated from the coding sequence ATGAAAAAAAGAATTTTGGTTATTGATGACAATAGGGCAATAAGGCAAAGTGTTGCTTATATTCTAGAGCAAAATGGTTTTGGAGTGCTAGAGGCAAAAGATGGTTTAGAAGGAGTGTTAAAGTTTAAAGAAGCAGTTGGGCAAGGAGATAAAGATTTTGACCTTGTTATTACAGATATAAACATGCCCAATTTAGATGGCATTGGTGTAATTAAACAGATAAGAGAATTTGGCAGCTTTGTTCCCATACTCGTTCTTACCACTGAATCTGAGCAATCTAAGGTTGATGAGGGTCGTAAAGCTGGAGCTACTGGTTGGCTTGTTAAGCCTTTTAATCCTGAGGCTTTAATGAAAACAATTTCAAAGATATTTTAA
- a CDS encoding uridylate kinase, which produces MLKIISLGGGVINSNQINIEFIKKFKNFLFKWLLENEKRKIILIVGGGKVAREYQDAYKKINPDFQAHELDEIGIMSTKLNAEFLCKVMKPLCKDKIVTNPLKNFSFKGKILIASGWKSGFSTDYIAVKFAEKFNKKDIINITNVNQVYDKDPKKFKNATAFKKLNWKQLQDIVGQKWNPGLNLPFDPIATKLSSKLGLTLYVVNGNNIENLEKVFNKNNDFLGTVIVK; this is translated from the coding sequence ATGCTTAAAATAATAAGTCTTGGGGGAGGAGTAATAAATTCAAATCAAATCAACATAGAATTCATTAAAAAATTTAAAAACTTTCTTTTTAAATGGTTACTAGAAAATGAAAAAAGAAAAATCATTTTAATAGTTGGTGGAGGAAAAGTTGCAAGAGAATACCAAGACGCCTATAAAAAAATTAACCCTGATTTTCAAGCTCATGAACTTGATGAAATTGGAATAATGTCAACAAAGTTAAACGCAGAATTTTTGTGCAAAGTAATGAAACCCCTTTGTAAAGACAAAATTGTTACTAACCCCTTAAAAAATTTTTCTTTTAAAGGAAAAATACTAATCGCTTCTGGATGGAAATCGGGATTTTCAACAGATTACATTGCCGTAAAATTTGCAGAAAAATTTAACAAAAAAGATATCATAAATATAACAAACGTAAATCAAGTTTATGATAAAGACCCAAAAAAATTTAAAAACGCAACAGCTTTTAAAAAATTAAATTGGAAACAATTGCAAGACATTGTGGGTCAAAAATGGAACCCTGGCTTAAATTTGCCTTTTGACCCAATAGCAACAAAACTCTCTTCAAAACTTGGACTTACCCTTTATGTAGTAAATGGAAATAATATTGAAAACTTAGAAAAAGTTTTCAACAAAAATAATGATTTTTTGGGCACTGTTATAGTAAAATAA
- a CDS encoding glycosyl transferase — MEDIVHKYKVSVIICFFNSAETLDTIIKDAVNQTLKDKEIILINDGSYDSSLEIAEKYVNKYSFIKLFSQKNMGLPASRDKGLSEAQGEYVIYWDGDDSVESTMLEVLYNRAKADNSDIVCSQFYVYFLAINVKRKSLLPFPNYPLTGKEAFKNLLCTVYATFGRKNFVVGTLWDKLIRRELILKNNIYQQNVVFEDIVFVMQALLKSSKVSFVNNYFYTNFQRMGSMSSSISVLHKAQLSLSTIENLLKREGIFNECQHLYKRFYLQFYYFISFKQIYIISWNISDKLVYNAYKKKLISVLDEIKGLPEFQDCYEYAKSFGFNEIQILPRVMLKIWNFSSRLYVNFSIFIYKLFIRN; from the coding sequence TTGGAGGATATTGTGCATAAGTATAAAGTTTCTGTTATTATTTGTTTTTTTAATTCAGCTGAAACTCTCGATACAATAATAAAGGATGCTGTTAATCAAACATTAAAAGATAAAGAAATCATATTGATTAATGATGGTTCTTATGATAGCAGTTTAGAGATAGCGGAAAAATATGTTAATAAGTATAGTTTTATTAAACTTTTTAGCCAGAAAAATATGGGACTTCCCGCCTCTAGGGATAAGGGTCTTTCTGAGGCCCAGGGGGAATATGTTATTTATTGGGATGGAGATGATTCTGTAGAGAGCACTATGCTTGAAGTTTTATATAATAGGGCAAAGGCAGACAATTCCGATATTGTTTGTTCTCAATTTTATGTTTATTTTCTTGCAATAAATGTAAAAAGAAAATCTCTTCTTCCTTTTCCTAATTACCCATTAACAGGTAAAGAGGCTTTTAAAAACTTGCTTTGTACTGTTTATGCTACTTTTGGAAGGAAGAATTTTGTTGTTGGAACATTATGGGATAAATTGATTAGACGAGAATTAATCTTAAAGAACAATATTTATCAGCAAAATGTGGTATTTGAAGATATAGTTTTTGTTATGCAAGCTTTACTAAAATCCTCTAAAGTTTCTTTTGTAAATAATTATTTTTATACTAATTTTCAAAGAATGGGAAGTATGAGCTCTTCTATTAGTGTTTTGCATAAAGCGCAATTATCTCTTAGCACAATAGAAAATTTATTAAAAAGAGAAGGCATTTTTAATGAATGTCAACATTTGTATAAAAGATTTTACTTACAATTTTATTATTTTATTTCTTTTAAGCAGATTTATATTATTAGTTGGAATATTTCTGACAAGCTTGTTTATAATGCATACAAGAAAAAGCTTATTTCTGTTCTTGATGAGATTAAAGGATTGCCTGAATTTCAAGATTGTTATGAGTATGCAAAAAGTTTTGGATTTAACGAAATCCAAATTTTGCCTAGAGTTATGCTAAAGATTTGGAATTTTAGTTCAAGACTTTATGTAAATTTTTCTATATTTATTTATAAATTATTCATAAGAAATTGA
- a CDS encoding ABC transporter ATP-binding protein: MLIEALNVGFSYKGKEVYSNLNLNIKTPQTYLLLGKNGVGKTTLLKLVSGLLEPLKGKVLFNSLAAFPRNPLNLVDLFFVPEEFSLPRLSLAEYSKALSRFYPNFNKADFEKYLSNFNLNTSLNLSSASFGQRKKSIISFSLATNVSCLLFDEPTNSLDISSKNVFRNVLSNLNDRVILITGHNVRDLTGVVDYLIIVGEKSILFSNSISYVNKNYKIRIVSELNGSELFYEKNKDGFKALYLESSSGVEVVDIEFFFLYITENKKER, translated from the coding sequence ATGCTTATTGAAGCACTTAATGTAGGATTTTCCTATAAGGGAAAAGAAGTTTACTCGAATTTAAATTTAAACATTAAAACTCCTCAAACTTATTTGCTTCTTGGCAAAAATGGAGTTGGAAAAACAACTTTGCTTAAACTTGTAAGTGGGCTTTTAGAGCCACTAAAAGGGAAAGTTTTGTTCAATTCTTTAGCAGCTTTTCCAAGAAATCCTTTGAATTTAGTTGATTTATTCTTTGTTCCTGAAGAATTTTCACTTCCTAGATTGTCTTTAGCTGAATACAGTAAAGCTCTATCTAGATTTTACCCAAATTTTAATAAGGCAGATTTTGAAAAATATTTATCGAATTTTAATCTTAATACCTCTCTCAATTTATCTTCAGCGTCTTTTGGGCAGAGAAAAAAAAGCATTATTTCATTTTCTTTAGCTACAAATGTTTCTTGTTTATTGTTTGATGAGCCAACAAATAGTCTTGATATTAGTTCAAAAAATGTTTTTAGAAATGTGCTTTCTAATTTAAATGATAGAGTTATTTTAATTACAGGTCATAATGTAAGAGATTTAACAGGAGTTGTAGATTATTTGATTATTGTTGGAGAAAAATCAATACTTTTTTCCAATTCAATATCTTATGTTAATAAAAACTATAAGATTAGAATTGTAAGCGAATTGAATGGAAGTGAATTATTCTATGAAAAAAATAAAGATGGGTTTAAGGCGCTTTATCTTGAGAGTAGCAGTGGGGTTGAAGTTGTTGATATTGAGTTTTTCTTTTTATATATTACAGAAAATAAAAAGGAGAGGTAA
- a CDS encoding membrane protein produces the protein MFRLRRFLNLFYFDFIYNKKFYALLIAQILGMIFISYLLVRFYFNFSATDFLRFIAPKIFILTLIISMFAIYDYYKVIHDPFKNILYFSLPVSSFEHYFFNLIKYLIALPLILIFLYYLGFNILLFLDNVFFLRSENAVYLELSYLSDFLFFRYFDFLSIFSIFIFFRIAFKTHSFVKTLIVFLGTVFLLFSFTSFFHSVFKYSPCSSDLIFYFDRFLDDLFLKMFYSLGFFLYLASYFKIVEFGSVRKKGNLFAIVGFLIFLVMFNYYYLTKGSFYCFVNYN, from the coding sequence ATGTTTAGATTAAGAAGATTTTTAAATTTATTTTATTTTGATTTTATTTATAATAAAAAATTCTATGCTTTATTAATAGCTCAAATTTTGGGTATGATATTTATATCTTATTTGCTTGTTAGATTTTATTTTAATTTTTCAGCAACTGATTTTTTAAGATTTATTGCTCCTAAAATTTTTATTTTAACTTTGATTATATCAATGTTTGCTATTTATGATTATTATAAAGTAATTCACGATCCGTTTAAAAATATTCTTTATTTTTCTTTACCTGTTTCAAGCTTTGAACATTATTTTTTCAATTTAATTAAATATTTGATTGCATTACCTTTGATTTTAATATTTTTATATTATTTAGGGTTTAATATTCTTTTGTTTCTAGATAATGTGTTTTTTTTAAGAAGCGAGAATGCTGTTTATTTGGAATTAAGCTATCTTTCTGATTTTTTATTTTTTCGTTATTTTGATTTTTTGTCCATTTTTTCAATCTTTATTTTTTTTAGAATAGCTTTTAAAACACATTCTTTTGTTAAGACTTTAATAGTGTTTTTAGGAACTGTCTTTTTATTGTTTTCTTTTACATCTTTTTTCCATTCGGTTTTTAAATATTCACCGTGTTCTTCGGATTTAATTTTTTATTTTGATAGATTTTTGGACGATCTTTTTTTAAAAATGTTTTACAGTTTAGGATTTTTTTTGTATTTAGCATCATATTTCAAGATAGTGGAGTTTGGAAGTGTTAGGAAAAAGGGCAATTTATTTGCTATTGTAGGATTTTTAATATTTTTAGTAATGTTTAATTATTATTATTTAACCAAAGGTTCATTTTATTGCTTTGTAAATTATAATTAA
- the pyrG gene encoding CTP synthetase (CTP synthase; cytidine triphosphate synthetase; catalyzes the ATP-dependent amination of UTP to CTP with either L-glutamine or ammonia as the source of nitrogen; in Escherichia coli this enzyme forms a homotetramer) — protein sequence MKKNLKILVITGGVISGIGKGVTSASIARLFRYDFRITPIKCDGYLNTDPGTINPVEHGEVFVLDDGGEVDMDFGHYERFLNLNAKSSWNITMGKIYKKILENERQGKYLGRTVQLIPHVTDEIKSTIFQIASSENSEMLIIEIGGTVGDMENILFIETVRQIRHEIGSDNISFIHLTYVPSPAGINEQKSKPTQQSVKTLNKAGIFPDLIIARSSQVLTDQIKKKVAMFCNVESTSIIDNVDVSTIYEIPISFYKQGVHKILSSKLGIKVDPKIEELSKLVGVIKSNFFAPKKIVNIAICGKYAELDDSYASIRESLVHVAANLNLLIKNTLIDSNDINESCLKEFDGIIVPGGFGSKGYEGKILAIKYARENNIPFLGICLGLQLAVIEFARNVCGILDANTEENLEKDEPLVNPVIHLLPEQKGIKDKGATMRLGGYPVILKKNTVAFNLYGQDRITERFRHRYEVNNDYLDLFEKNGLVVSGFSSDFKMAKLIEIPKNKFFVACQFHPELITRIENPAKLFLGLIKACI from the coding sequence ATGAAAAAAAACTTAAAGATTTTAGTAATAACAGGGGGTGTAATTTCTGGGATTGGTAAAGGGGTTACATCAGCGAGTATTGCAAGGTTATTTAGATATGACTTTAGGATTACTCCAATTAAATGTGATGGATATTTAAATACTGATCCTGGAACGATTAATCCTGTTGAGCATGGAGAAGTTTTTGTGCTTGATGATGGAGGAGAGGTTGATATGGACTTTGGTCATTATGAGAGATTTTTAAATCTTAATGCAAAGTCTAGTTGGAATATTACAATGGGCAAAATATATAAAAAGATACTTGAGAATGAGCGACAGGGTAAGTATTTGGGAAGAACAGTGCAGCTTATTCCTCATGTTACTGATGAAATTAAGTCTACAATTTTTCAAATTGCAAGTTCTGAAAATAGTGAAATGTTGATAATTGAAATTGGTGGAACTGTGGGAGATATGGAAAATATTTTGTTTATTGAGACAGTAAGGCAAATAAGACATGAGATTGGAAGCGATAATATTTCTTTTATTCATTTAACTTATGTGCCAAGTCCAGCCGGAATTAACGAACAAAAATCTAAGCCTACTCAACAAAGTGTTAAAACTTTAAATAAAGCGGGTATTTTCCCCGATTTGATTATTGCTAGAAGTTCTCAAGTATTGACAGACCAAATCAAAAAAAAAGTAGCAATGTTTTGTAACGTAGAGAGTACCTCTATTATTGATAATGTTGATGTTTCTACTATTTATGAAATTCCTATATCTTTTTACAAGCAAGGTGTGCATAAAATTTTAAGCTCTAAGTTAGGCATTAAGGTTGATCCAAAAATCGAAGAGCTTTCAAAGCTTGTAGGGGTTATAAAATCTAATTTTTTTGCACCTAAAAAAATTGTTAATATTGCTATTTGTGGTAAATATGCTGAGCTTGATGATTCTTATGCGTCAATTAGAGAGTCTTTGGTTCATGTTGCAGCTAATTTGAATTTACTTATTAAAAATACTCTAATTGATTCTAATGACATAAATGAAAGCTGTTTAAAAGAGTTTGATGGCATTATTGTTCCTGGTGGTTTTGGGAGTAAAGGATATGAGGGTAAAATTCTTGCTATTAAATACGCTCGTGAGAATAATATCCCTTTTCTTGGAATTTGTTTGGGTTTACAGCTTGCTGTAATAGAGTTTGCTCGTAATGTTTGCGGAATACTTGATGCTAATACGGAAGAAAATTTAGAAAAAGATGAGCCTTTGGTAAATCCTGTTATACATTTACTTCCTGAGCAAAAGGGAATTAAAGATAAGGGTGCTACAATGAGACTTGGAGGATATCCTGTGATTCTTAAAAAAAACACAGTAGCTTTTAATCTCTATGGCCAAGACAGGATAACTGAAAGATTTAGACATAGGTATGAAGTTAATAATGATTATTTAGATTTATTTGAAAAAAATGGACTTGTAGTATCTGGATTTTCAAGTGATTTTAAAATGGCAAAATTAATAGAAATTCCTAAAAATAAATTTTTTGTAGCTTGTCAATTTCATCCAGAACTTATTACAAGAATAGAAAATCCAGCTAAGCTTTTTTTGGGATTAATTAAAGCTTGCATTTGA
- a CDS encoding chemotaxis protein, with protein sequence MKKFSFLKKKKEKVLDSNFVDNDKKDLSTYEYKAPVKEMLKGFYHTKASISTLKVGFEFLQRILFSGIEDLDHIFSVLVKMTNNARDHINVIFSDLGKNNKEKLNQISSVIVGIQGSLETISNFLGATNMISLNAKLEAARAKEYGKGFSVVADEIKRLSDQAKGVMNMISVKEIEEVSKDLISHNLKDLQIDIDKFFVGILEQLNYLESIFKRFSSSQEEFSSLLENLESIDANMAYYSKNCDSLISSDTFMLSNDEFLKELEFIISEQFSWINNLRLIVEGQKSMFIQTDVSKHGFGLFYKGLSPKNDVIKQLWEEVYIPYLNINKFATEIVIIFRTENRNDSDLRQAKDFLSQAESLSEEIVRKLEHIKKMVIELDNQGISVFS encoded by the coding sequence ATGAAAAAATTTTCGTTTTTAAAGAAAAAAAAAGAAAAAGTTCTTGATTCAAATTTTGTAGACAATGACAAAAAAGATTTGAGTACGTATGAGTATAAAGCTCCTGTTAAGGAAATGCTAAAAGGATTTTATCATACTAAAGCTTCCATCTCTACTTTAAAAGTAGGATTCGAGTTTCTACAAAGAATTTTGTTTTCTGGAATAGAAGATCTTGATCATATATTTTCTGTTCTTGTCAAGATGACAAATAATGCTCGTGATCATATAAACGTTATTTTTAGTGATCTTGGTAAGAATAACAAGGAAAAACTGAATCAAATATCTTCTGTTATTGTTGGAATTCAGGGAAGCTTAGAAACAATAAGTAATTTTCTTGGTGCTACCAATATGATTTCTCTTAATGCAAAACTTGAAGCTGCAAGGGCTAAAGAATATGGTAAAGGATTTTCTGTTGTTGCAGATGAAATTAAGCGTCTTTCTGATCAGGCAAAAGGTGTTATGAATATGATTTCTGTAAAGGAAATTGAGGAGGTTTCTAAAGATTTAATTTCTCATAATCTTAAGGATTTGCAGATTGATATTGATAAGTTCTTTGTTGGGATTCTTGAACAGCTTAATTATCTTGAGAGCATATTTAAACGTTTTTCAAGTAGTCAAGAGGAGTTTTCTTCTTTGTTGGAAAATCTTGAGAGCATAGATGCTAATATGGCTTATTATTCAAAGAACTGTGATTCTTTGATTAGTTCTGATACTTTTATGCTTTCTAATGATGAATTTTTAAAAGAGCTAGAATTTATTATCTCAGAGCAATTTTCTTGGATTAATAATTTGAGATTAATTGTTGAAGGGCAGAAGTCAATGTTCATTCAAACGGATGTTTCCAAGCATGGGTTTGGATTGTTTTATAAAGGATTGTCTCCTAAGAATGATGTTATTAAGCAGTTGTGGGAAGAAGTATATATTCCTTATTTAAATATTAATAAGTTTGCAACCGAAATTGTGATTATATTTAGAACAGAAAATCGCAATGATAGTGATTTAAGGCAAGCTAAAGATTTTTTGTCTCAAGCTGAAAGTTTGTCTGAAGAGATTGTTAGAAAGCTAGAGCACATTAAAAAAATGGTAATTGAATTGGATAATCAAGGAATTAGTGTTTTTTCTTGA
- a CDS encoding DNA polymerase III subunit alpha, with translation MLKIKFYFDKIILGMNFRSKFIHLHVHSDYSLLDGAAKISDIIAKAKKCNMSHIALTDHGNLFGAIKFYKEAKKAEIKPIIGIEAYMAKTSKFLKKHDDLGKMSYHLILLAKNELGYKNLLKLTSVSYLEGFYYRPRIDKEDLEKYSEGLICTSACIGGLIPRLILANRFEEAKNEILWFKKVFGNDFYLEIQRHGIKDQDIVNKRLVEYSRELGVPLTASNDSHYVNREDSVAQDIIVCIGTGAKKSDENRLKMETNEFYIKSQEEMCELFVDLPEALENTVRIAEKCDDFKITFPGPILPDYQIPIEFKTLGEYLEHLTLEGLKFRYKTLTSKIKDRAFYELSVIIGMGFEGYFLIVWDFIKFAHDHDIPVGAGRGSGAGSIVAYALRITDIDPLKYNLLFERFLNPERISMPDFDIDFCFEGRDEIIRYVTNKYGEDKVAQIITFGTLKPKAVVKDVARVLDIPFSESNELTKFIPDGPKVSLKEVLDDNSLKEYFTSKPVYKELMNAALVLEGMNRHASTHAAGIVISKTPLTDYVPLYKDYKQGSVSTQYTMDLLEECGLVKMDFLGLKTLTLIKNAENLIKSINPDFDIKNIPDNDVKTFKMLGEGRSASVFQFESEGMQQILKDAKPDNIEDLIALNALYRPGPMQFIPQFIAAKKGVKRIKYPHPDLKEVLRPTYGVIVYQEQVMEVARIIGGFSLGKADILRRAMGKKKEDEMNEMKVDFLRGAIDKGYGKEIASEIFELLKPFSGYGFNKSHAAAYSLIAYQTAYLKANYPEHFMAANLTNEINNNEKLSYYIEESKAIGINVLKPDINRSFREFRVTGSGISYGLNGIKNLGGIVVDLMIAEREEKGKYSSFEDFIRRVDDKVINKKFLESAIKSGLFDSLGQNRKTLFENLDRLIEVVSEDKNNKKLGQNSLFDVLESQDLIQQSFNYQVYEEYSYSELLGFEKELLGFYVSGHPLDPYKKAINSFSSFDVIRDLASKKDSIVQFSGILNSIKVIQTKRNNARMAFGSIEDFKGTIDIVVFTESYERYKNFLLEGNIIGVIGRLTFNRDKFSIVVEKVLNIERLSENKVSNIHIKFLNSKLNDLQLLNSLKESINNFEDNSGLSNVYFYLRENGKDLKLKMNSILNFGPDADKLDKLRRCVIVEDVWVD, from the coding sequence TTGTTAAAAATCAAGTTTTATTTTGATAAAATAATTTTAGGTATGAATTTTAGATCTAAGTTTATTCATCTTCATGTTCATTCAGATTATTCTCTTTTAGATGGGGCTGCAAAAATATCAGACATTATAGCAAAAGCTAAAAAATGCAATATGTCGCATATTGCATTAACGGACCATGGTAATCTTTTTGGAGCTATTAAATTTTATAAAGAAGCTAAAAAAGCGGAGATTAAGCCAATAATCGGCATTGAAGCTTATATGGCAAAAACTTCTAAGTTTCTAAAAAAACATGATGATCTTGGAAAAATGTCTTATCATTTAATTTTGCTTGCTAAGAATGAACTGGGTTATAAAAACTTATTAAAGTTAACAAGTGTTTCTTATCTTGAAGGGTTTTATTATCGTCCAAGGATAGATAAAGAGGATCTTGAAAAATACTCAGAAGGTTTAATTTGCACTTCAGCTTGTATTGGAGGGCTTATTCCAAGACTTATTTTGGCCAACAGATTTGAAGAGGCTAAGAATGAAATTCTTTGGTTTAAGAAAGTTTTTGGTAATGATTTTTATCTTGAGATACAAAGGCATGGCATTAAAGATCAAGATATTGTAAACAAAAGGTTGGTTGAGTATTCTAGGGAGCTCGGAGTTCCTTTAACAGCATCTAATGATTCTCATTATGTTAACAGAGAAGATTCAGTTGCTCAAGATATCATTGTTTGCATTGGCACTGGTGCTAAGAAAAGCGATGAGAATAGGTTGAAAATGGAAACCAATGAATTTTATATTAAATCTCAGGAAGAAATGTGTGAACTTTTTGTTGATTTGCCTGAAGCTTTGGAAAATACTGTAAGGATTGCAGAAAAGTGTGATGATTTTAAAATAACTTTTCCAGGACCCATTTTGCCTGATTATCAAATTCCTATTGAATTTAAAACTCTTGGTGAATATTTGGAGCATCTCACTCTTGAGGGATTAAAGTTTAGATATAAAACTTTGACAAGCAAAATAAAAGATAGAGCTTTTTATGAATTGAGCGTGATAATTGGGATGGGCTTTGAAGGCTATTTTTTGATTGTTTGGGATTTTATTAAATTTGCTCATGATCACGATATTCCTGTTGGAGCTGGACGTGGTTCTGGTGCTGGTTCAATTGTAGCTTATGCTCTTAGGATTACCGATATTGACCCTTTAAAGTATAATTTGCTTTTTGAGAGATTTTTAAATCCTGAGCGTATTTCTATGCCCGATTTTGACATTGATTTTTGCTTTGAAGGTAGAGACGAGATTATAAGGTATGTCACCAATAAATATGGGGAGGATAAGGTAGCTCAAATAATTACTTTTGGAACTTTAAAGCCCAAAGCTGTAGTCAAAGATGTAGCTCGAGTTTTGGATATTCCATTTTCTGAATCAAACGAACTTACTAAATTTATTCCTGATGGACCTAAGGTTTCTTTAAAAGAAGTTTTAGATGATAATTCTTTGAAAGAGTATTTTACTAGCAAGCCTGTTTATAAAGAATTAATGAATGCTGCGTTGGTCCTTGAAGGAATGAATAGGCATGCTTCAACTCATGCTGCAGGAATTGTGATTTCTAAAACTCCTTTAACCGATTATGTGCCTCTTTATAAGGATTATAAGCAAGGCTCTGTTTCTACTCAATATACTATGGATTTGCTTGAAGAATGTGGACTTGTTAAGATGGATTTCCTTGGTTTGAAAACATTAACTTTAATAAAAAATGCAGAAAATCTTATCAAGAGTATAAATCCCGATTTTGACATAAAAAATATTCCAGATAATGATGTTAAGACTTTTAAGATGTTAGGAGAAGGAAGAAGTGCGTCTGTTTTTCAATTTGAGTCTGAGGGAATGCAACAAATTCTAAAAGACGCAAAGCCTGACAATATTGAAGATTTAATAGCCTTAAATGCGCTTTATAGACCAGGCCCTATGCAATTTATTCCCCAATTTATTGCTGCTAAAAAGGGTGTTAAGAGGATTAAGTATCCTCATCCGGATTTAAAGGAAGTTTTAAGACCAACTTATGGGGTTATTGTTTATCAAGAACAAGTAATGGAAGTTGCAAGAATAATTGGAGGGTTTTCTCTTGGCAAAGCTGATATTTTAAGGCGTGCTATGGGTAAAAAGAAAGAAGACGAGATGAATGAAATGAAAGTCGACTTTTTAAGAGGTGCTATTGATAAGGGTTACGGTAAGGAAATTGCTAGTGAAATTTTTGAACTTTTAAAGCCTTTTTCAGGTTATGGATTTAATAAATCGCATGCAGCAGCGTATTCTTTAATAGCGTATCAAACTGCTTATCTTAAGGCAAATTATCCTGAGCATTTTATGGCTGCCAACTTGACAAATGAAATTAATAATAATGAAAAGCTTTCTTATTACATTGAAGAATCAAAAGCTATAGGAATAAACGTACTAAAGCCCGATATAAATCGATCTTTTAGAGAATTTCGTGTAACTGGCTCTGGGATTTCTTATGGGCTTAATGGGATTAAAAATCTTGGAGGGATTGTTGTCGATTTAATGATTGCTGAGAGAGAGGAAAAAGGGAAATATAGTTCTTTTGAAGATTTTATTAGACGTGTGGATGATAAAGTAATTAATAAGAAATTTTTAGAATCTGCAATCAAATCTGGACTTTTTGATAGCTTAGGGCAGAATAGGAAAACTTTATTTGAAAATCTTGATCGTTTGATTGAAGTTGTTTCAGAAGATAAGAACAATAAAAAACTTGGTCAAAATAGTTTATTTGATGTTCTTGAAAGTCAAGATCTAATTCAACAAAGTTTTAATTATCAAGTTTATGAAGAGTATTCTTATTCTGAGCTTTTGGGGTTTGAAAAAGAGCTTTTAGGATTTTATGTGTCAGGACATCCCCTTGATCCTTATAAAAAGGCAATTAATAGTTTTTCTAGTTTTGATGTTATAAGAGATCTTGCTTCTAAAAAAGATAGTATTGTTCAATTTTCTGGTATTTTAAATTCAATAAAAGTTATTCAGACTAAAAGAAATAATGCAAGAATGGCTTTTGGCTCTATAGAAGATTTTAAGGGTACAATAGATATTGTAGTTTTTACAGAAAGCTATGAAAGATACAAGAATTTTTTACTTGAGGGCAATATTATTGGGGTTATAGGTAGACTTACATTTAATAGAGACAAATTTTCAATTGTAGTTGAAAAAGTTTTAAATATTGAGAGGCTCTCTGAAAATAAAGTAAGTAATATTCATATTAAATTTTTAAATAGTAAATTAAATGATTTGCAATTACTTAATTCTTTGAAGGAAAGTATAAATAATTTTGAAGACAATTCTGGATTGTCAAATGTTTATTTTTATTTAAGAGAAAATGGTAAGGATTTAAAATTAAAAATGAATTCAATTTTAAATTTTGGACCAGATGCAGATAAGCTTGATAAGTTGAGAAGGTGTGTAATAGTTGAAGATGTTTGGGTTGATTAG
- a CDS encoding membrane protein, which produces MLFVLIETLMVFLQIYRILILIRIILSWLVSSGINTNVFFRFIHIVTEPFLSFFRRIPFFTFGMFDFSPIAALITLTIVERMLVYGNYKLSTFFILFIVEIWGIFRSIFIAIVFFLLLRLLLLLLNLFQDSSFLKTVDSFLFPLSTRISGLVTDKHMSYTFRLIVGSALMVAFIIIIEQVVFAIRILGTYLPF; this is translated from the coding sequence GTGTTGTTTGTTTTAATAGAAACTTTAATGGTATTTTTGCAGATTTATAGGATTTTAATTTTAATTAGGATCATTTTGAGCTGGCTTGTGTCTTCTGGGATTAATACCAATGTATTTTTCAGATTTATACATATTGTCACAGAGCCATTTTTATCTTTTTTCAGAAGAATTCCGTTTTTTACATTTGGTATGTTTGATTTTTCTCCAATTGCAGCTTTAATCACTCTAACTATTGTTGAAAGAATGTTGGTTTATGGAAATTATAAGCTTTCTACATTTTTTATTTTATTTATTGTTGAGATTTGGGGAATATTTAGGAGTATTTTTATTGCCATAGTTTTCTTTTTATTGTTGAGATTGTTATTATTGCTTTTGAATTTGTTCCAAGATTCAAGCTTTTTAAAAACGGTTGATTCATTTTTATTTCCTTTGTCTACTCGGATAAGTGGATTAGTTACTGATAAGCATATGTCTTATACTTTCCGTTTGATTGTTGGGAGCGCTTTAATGGTGGCATTTATAATTATTATTGAACAAGTTGTATTTGCTATTAGAATTTTAGGAACATATTTACCTTTTTAG